One genomic window of Salvia miltiorrhiza cultivar Shanhuang (shh) chromosome 4, IMPLAD_Smil_shh, whole genome shotgun sequence includes the following:
- the LOC131021177 gene encoding polygalacturonase 1 beta-like protein 3: MEMDRERATVLPIVLFLLLSCCSVYSLSENPFTAKASAIRYWNTHISNKIPKSPFLLSKASPLSSVESAFFAKLAAENALSAHLAAFCAAADLFCLHDDSKAAVGENHRSDADFAFYTNKQFANYGGARLGGADQFKNYSDGANFATGSFSRYSRGSTGHREGFTSYADDGNVATSNFSSYASSATGGGGDFKAYMPRVNVPDLRFASYDADANGHKLTFSSYADDTNSGDQAFTSYAKNGNNAPVDFTRYGETSNVVGSTFTGYGELANSANDSFKAYTSDANNPSNNFKKYGGGGNGGTDSFVGYRDSANAGTDSFQSYGRDSSSEKTNFLNYGKSFNVGTDVFKEYGKGALDQTVGFKIYGANTTFKDYAKKGVTFAGYTKPGASDGDGDSKTVRIVQNGVEEGKFFRESMLKKGKVMKMPNIRDWMPKRSFLPRAILSKLPLISSVNELKRTFNVGDNSTMERVLANALAECVRAPSPGETKRCVASVEDVIDFAVSILGSDVVVRTTETVEGSGREVMIGEVEGVNGGRVTKSVSCHQSLYPYLLYYCHSVPKVRVYEADILEVETKARINHGTAICHLDTSTWSPRHGAFVALGSEPGKIEVCHWIFENDMTWTIAD; the protein is encoded by the exons atGGAAATGGACAGAGAAAGAGCCACTGTTCTCCCCATTGTCTTGTTCTTATTACTCTCATGTTGCAGT GTCTACTCATTGTCGGAAAATCCGTTCACAGCCAAAGCTTCCGCAATTAGGTATTGGAACACACACATTTCCAACAAAATCCCTAAATCCCCGTTCCTTCTATCCAAAGCCTCGCCATTATCATCGGTGGAATCGGCGTTCTTCGCCAAGCTCGCCGCGGAAAACGCCCTCTCCGCCCACCTCGCCGCCTTCTGCGCCGCCGCGGACCTCTTCTGCCTCCACGATGACTCGAAGGCGGCGGTAGGGGAAAACCACCGGAGCGACGCCGACTTTGCCTTCTACACCAACAAGCAGTTCGCCAACTACGGCGGCGCCCGCCTCGGCGGCGCGGATCAGTTCAAGAACTACTCCGACGGCGCCAACTTCGCCACCGGCTCCTTCTCCCGCTACAGCCGCGGCTCGACCGGCCACCGTGAGGGCTTCACCAGCTACGCCGACGACGGCAACGTCGCCACCTCCAACTTCTCCTCCTACGCCTCCTCCGccaccggcggcggcggcgatttcaAGGCCTACATGCCGCGGGTCAACGTCCCCGACCTCCGCTTCGCGTCGTACGACGCCGACGCCAACGGCCACAAGCTCACATTCTCGAGCTACGCCGACGACACCAACTCCGGCGACCAAGCATTCACTAGCTACGCGAAAAACGGGAACAACGCACCGGTTGATTTCACGCGCTACGGCGAGACGTCAAACGTCGTCGGATCGACGTTCACTGGCTACGGCGAGCTGGCCAACTCGGCCAATGATTCATTCAAGGCTTACACGAGCGACGCCAACAATCCCTCCAATAATTTCAAGAAatacggcggcggcggcaacggCGGCACCGATTCCTTCGTCGGCTACCGCGATTCCGCCAACGCCGGTACCGATTCGTTCCAATCTTACGGCCGGGATTCGAGCTCGGAAAAGACTAATTTCTTGAATTACGGCAAATCGTTCAACGTCGGAACCGATGTGTTCAAGGAGTATGGAAAGGGGGCGTTGGATCAAACTGTTGGGTTCAAGATTTATGGCGCCAACACCACATTCAAAGATTACGCTAAAAAGGGCGTCACATTCGCCGGTTATACTAAACCAGGAGCTAGCGACGGCGACGGCGATTCGAAAACGGTCAGAATTGTTCAAAATGGGGTGGAAGAAGGGAAGTTCTTTAGGGAAAGCATGTTGAAAAAAGGGAAAGTGATGAAAATGCCCAACATTCGTGATTGGATGCCTAAAAGGTCGTTTCTACCCCGGGCCATTTTGTCCAAATTACCCTTGATCTCATCGGTAAACGAACTCAAACGAACTTTTAACGTTGGCGACAACTCCACTATGGAGCGTGTGCTGGCAAACGCCCTGGCTGAATGCGTGCGCGCGCCCAGCCCGGGCGAGACCAAACGGTGTGTCGCCTCGGTTGAGGACGTGATCGACTTTGCGGTCTCGATCTTGGGAAGCGACGTGGTGGTCCGGACGACCGAGACGGTGGAGGGGTCGGGGCGGGAGGTGATGATTGGGGAGGTGGAGGGAGTGAATGGTGGGAGAGTGACGAAATCGGTGTCTTGCCATCAAAGCTTGTACCCATACTTGCTTTACTATTGCCACTCGGTGCCCAAAGTAAGAGTATACGAAGCGGACATCCTTGAAGTAGAGACTAAGGCAAGGATCAATCATGGGACTGCCATCTGTCACTTGGATACATCCACGTGGAGTCCACGTCACGGCGCTTTCGTGGCGCTAGGGTCCGAACCGGGAAAGATCGAGGTCTGTCATTGGATTTTTGAGAACGACATGACTTGGACTATTGCGGATTGA